The following are encoded in a window of uncultured Methanobrevibacter sp. genomic DNA:
- a CDS encoding AAA family ATPase has product MRIEEIQFKNFRKYVDTSINFNNENNNDIHVVIAENGAGKTTFLNAMTWCLYNEEPKIKDQDDALPTLNTEVSNNSDNDFEKASVRITVAGDGLKLIYKRSDIFKIHSIHSDYYKNNGKREEWIDQEFTVTEIEGSQSNVCRDIGECELLVSSFIPEAIKEFFFFDGEQLDNYFLMSTAIKDQVFTLSHIFVLDEMEERLNEKLKYLRKQGNPNSDADSKLKEYNEQSEFLKSEKDRYENLKDSYKSLENELKSLVNNLGSVPSIKDVEKKRNAKIIQKNKNNEKISSKEKSLNDLIIKESPKILAKHAFIKALNLIEENKDDSYVYPIDEDILEDSLHDHSCKVCDRIFDDELMSYIKKKKAKLYLISPEDKILNDNKKFFNRFKNIQESYIKSEKELMEDISDLDNAVKTLEREIKEFYHTIKVNEHLKDSIDRRDELLEVLPEKNTELNNLNENNKKLQRCIEKLHEEYLNLLEEEEEYREISAKIKLCTDALVVIKNVKEDMMAETRKIIQEVTKEMFFGLIRKSKTYGEIEINENYEVKLFDEDGRPSKSSASASEVELLALAFILAIHSVSGFDSPLVVDTLLARTGGEQRLNVAKSCLNVSEEKQLLLFLLEEEYSEPVKQLYKQKHVNEYSLRESESEKQIIIEGK; this is encoded by the coding sequence ATGAGGATTGAAGAAATTCAATTTAAAAATTTTAGAAAATATGTTGATACATCAATTAACTTCAATAATGAAAATAATAATGATATCCATGTGGTTATTGCTGAAAACGGAGCTGGAAAAACAACTTTTTTAAATGCAATGACTTGGTGTCTTTATAATGAAGAACCTAAAATTAAAGACCAAGATGATGCATTGCCTACTTTAAATACAGAAGTAAGTAATAATTCGGATAATGATTTTGAAAAAGCTTCTGTTAGGATTACTGTTGCGGGTGATGGATTAAAATTAATTTATAAACGTTCTGATATTTTTAAAATTCATAGTATTCATAGTGATTATTACAAAAATAATGGTAAACGTGAGGAATGGATTGATCAGGAGTTCACTGTAACTGAAATTGAAGGTTCTCAGTCTAATGTGTGCAGAGACATTGGTGAGTGTGAGTTGTTAGTGTCATCATTTATTCCTGAAGCTATTAAGGAATTTTTCTTTTTTGATGGTGAACAGTTAGATAATTATTTTTTAATGTCTACAGCTATAAAAGACCAAGTATTCACATTATCTCATATTTTTGTTTTAGATGAAATGGAAGAGCGATTAAATGAAAAGTTAAAATACCTTAGAAAACAAGGAAATCCTAATTCGGATGCAGATAGTAAATTAAAGGAATATAATGAACAATCTGAGTTTTTAAAATCTGAAAAAGATAGATATGAAAATTTAAAAGATTCTTATAAATCATTAGAAAATGAATTGAAAAGTTTAGTTAATAATTTAGGTTCAGTTCCATCTATTAAGGATGTTGAAAAGAAAAGAAATGCTAAAATTATTCAAAAGAATAAGAATAATGAAAAAATATCTTCTAAGGAGAAAAGTTTAAATGATCTTATTATTAAGGAATCTCCAAAAATTTTAGCTAAACATGCTTTTATTAAAGCATTAAATTTAATTGAAGAAAATAAGGATGATTCTTATGTGTATCCTATTGATGAAGATATTTTGGAAGATTCGCTTCATGATCATTCGTGTAAAGTATGTGATCGGATTTTTGACGATGAATTAATGAGTTATATTAAAAAGAAAAAAGCTAAATTATATCTTATTTCTCCAGAGGATAAAATTTTAAACGATAATAAAAAATTTTTCAATCGTTTTAAAAATATCCAAGAAAGTTATATTAAATCTGAAAAAGAATTGATGGAGGACATATCTGATTTAGATAATGCAGTTAAAACATTAGAACGTGAAATAAAAGAATTTTATCATACAATTAAGGTTAATGAGCATCTTAAAGATAGTATTGATAGGCGTGATGAATTATTGGAAGTATTGCCTGAAAAAAACACGGAATTAAATAATCTAAATGAAAACAATAAAAAATTGCAGAGATGCATAGAAAAATTACATGAAGAATATCTAAATTTACTTGAAGAAGAAGAGGAATATCGTGAAATTTCTGCAAAAATAAAATTGTGTACTGATGCATTAGTGGTCATTAAGAATGTTAAAGAAGACATGATGGCTGAAACTAGAAAAATTATTCAGGAAGTTACAAAAGAAATGTTCTTTGGTTTAATACGTAAATCTAAGACTTACGGTGAAATTGAAATTAATGAGAATTATGAAGTTAAATTATTCGATGAAGATGGTAGACCATCTAAATCCTCTGCAAGTGCTTCTGAAGTTGAACTTTTAGCTTTGGCATTTATTTTAGCTATTCATTCAGTTTCCGGATTTGATTCTCCATTGGTTGTTGATACACTTTTAGCAAGAACTGGTGGTGAACAAAGATTAAATGTAGCTAAAAGTTGTTTAAATGTAAGTGAAGAAAAGCAATTACTCTTATTTTTACTTGAAGAAGAATATTCTGAGCCAGTTAAACAATTATATAAACAAAAACATGTTAATGAATACTCTTTAAGAGAATCTGAATCTGAAAAACAAATAATTATTGAGGGGAAATAA
- a CDS encoding restriction endonuclease subunit S — translation MSLNSNNHNWIDCTLGDIVTFKRGYDLPKDKMNKGKYPVVGSNGIIGYHDEFTTESPGITVGRSGNVGNPFIVKGDSWSHNTTLFVEKFKNVDPYFVYYYLKTIDLKQFAGGSAVPTLNRNHIHPIDIRIPRDINEQKKISTLLLTIDEKIAVCESINKNLAALAKTIFRDRFIFYKGYESQMIKTDVGEIPNTFEVKSVDEISKDVVCGKTPSTKVEENYGDKMPFITIPDMHGNVFVIDTERKLSEIGIKSQIKKILPENSICVSCIATAGLVSLTSEESQTNQQINSVICKEGISPYFVYLYMEELSEYIKMLGSGGSTTLNLNKREFGKIELVIPPQEDMIEFHKQISPIFEEIKTNQYEIEKLTKLRDTLLPKLMSGEIDVSQINCDLQITHKQNCINEFTLTFHNNIIEALI, via the coding sequence TTGAGTTTAAATTCAAATAACCATAATTGGATAGATTGTACTCTTGGCGATATTGTCACATTTAAAAGAGGATATGATTTACCTAAAGATAAAATGAACAAAGGAAAATATCCGGTTGTTGGTTCTAATGGTATTATTGGTTATCATGATGAGTTTACTACAGAATCTCCAGGAATTACTGTTGGCCGTAGTGGGAATGTGGGAAATCCATTTATTGTTAAAGGAGATTCATGGTCTCATAATACTACCTTATTTGTTGAAAAATTTAAGAATGTTGATCCTTACTTTGTTTACTATTATTTAAAAACCATTGACCTAAAACAATTTGCTGGAGGTAGTGCAGTTCCTACTTTAAACAGAAATCATATTCATCCTATTGATATAAGAATTCCTCGAGATATAAATGAGCAAAAGAAGATTAGTACATTATTATTAACTATTGATGAAAAAATTGCTGTTTGCGAATCTATAAATAAAAATTTAGCAGCATTGGCAAAGACTATTTTTAGAGATAGGTTTATTTTTTATAAAGGTTATGAATCTCAAATGATTAAAACTGATGTTGGAGAAATTCCGAATACATTTGAAGTTAAATCAGTTGATGAGATATCAAAAGATGTTGTTTGTGGTAAAACTCCTTCTACAAAAGTAGAAGAAAATTATGGGGATAAAATGCCATTTATAACAATTCCAGATATGCATGGTAATGTTTTTGTAATTGATACTGAGAGAAAATTATCTGAAATAGGAATAAAAAGTCAAATTAAAAAGATATTGCCTGAAAATAGTATTTGTGTTAGTTGTATTGCCACTGCAGGATTAGTTTCGCTTACTTCTGAAGAAAGTCAAACAAATCAACAAATTAATAGCGTCATATGTAAAGAAGGGATTAGTCCTTATTTTGTTTATCTTTATATGGAAGAATTATCAGAATATATTAAAATGCTTGGATCAGGGGGAAGCACTACATTAAATCTAAACAAAAGAGAATTTGGTAAAATAGAACTTGTAATTCCTCCTCAAGAGGACATGATTGAATTCCATAAACAAATATCTCCTATTTTTGAAGAAATTAAAACCAATCAATATGAAATAGAAAAATTAACTAAATTACGAGATACATTACTTCCTAAGTTAATGTCTGGTGAGATTGATGTTTCACAGATAAATTGTGACTTGCAGATAACACACAAGCAAAATTGTATAAATGAATTTACATTAACATTTCACAATAATATAATAGAGGCATTAATATGA
- a CDS encoding (deoxy)nucleoside triphosphate pyrophosphohydrolase, with translation MKTLNVVAAIIKKDNKILATKRGYGEFINMWEFPGGKIENSETKEEALIREIKEELDCTIKPVKFALNLEYQYPTFYLKMDCFEAVITEGTPKLLEHNDARWLSKDQLDEVNWIPADIKIIDYLKETMDD, from the coding sequence ATGAAAACTTTAAATGTTGTAGCAGCTATTATAAAAAAAGACAACAAAATCCTGGCCACCAAGAGAGGCTACGGTGAATTCATTAACATGTGGGAATTTCCGGGCGGCAAAATTGAAAATTCAGAAACTAAAGAGGAAGCTCTCATAAGAGAAATCAAAGAAGAGCTTGACTGCACTATTAAACCTGTAAAATTTGCTTTAAACCTTGAATACCAGTATCCTACATTTTATCTTAAGATGGACTGTTTTGAAGCTGTAATCACTGAAGGAACTCCAAAGCTATTGGAGCACAACGACGCCAGGTGGCTTTCAAAAGATCAGCTTGATGAGGTTAACTGGATTCCTGCAGACATTAAGATTATCGATTATCTAAAAGAAACTATGGATGATTAA
- a CDS encoding DUF3427 domain-containing protein — MNIDEIMEGARTAFIDETLDSNMDFRPKLLYNDRDTKVINSIKDELKSCDEFFISAAFITMGGITPLLEELKTLEKNNIKGKILTTDYLNFTEPKALRKLQAFKNIEVKLYSQEKEGFHTKGYIFRKNDVYTGIVGSSNMTMNALSVNKEWNVEFSSMAEGEMLSQIRREFDTLWAQADPLCDVISKYEKIYEDHKKFTDLRKITKEIKEKNITLTPNYMQEEFLENLRNLIKMGEDKAILVSATGTGKTYASAFAVKDFKPKRFLFLVHREQIAKQSVEAYKHVFDDHENFGLVSGNSKDFDKNYVFATVQTMSKDLIYTQYAKDHFDFIVIDEVHKAGAHSYIKLLNYFKPKFLLGMTASPERTDGFNIYDLFDNNIAHEIRLQEALEEDLLCPFHYFGITDVEFENGEIDDDFSDFNLLSSDKRVNYLIEKSNFYGYSGDRRKALVFCSRKREAELLSEKFNKRGYASTVLTGDDSQKTRLDAIDRLTNDENPDRLEFIFTVDIFNEGVDIPEINQVLLVRPTESPIIFIQQLGRGLRKYQSKEYVVILDFIGNYKNNFMIPIALSGDRSYDKDKIRKYLMEGSKIIPGASSINFDEVSRKRIYESINNSSFNKKALFKEKYNQLKYKLGRMPLLYDFAVNAEFNPELILNHKDFPTYHNFLCEIDDDYKSHIDNLDHLKFISKKLLKGIRPHELIILECLKYNRYFTVSQIERCLDENFDLTDQFDSIKGAINFLSLNFYLKEKGEGYQANTIEKIVVSPHNLFFNFNEEVFRDLKNNKDYRFEISESFRVALTNPVFVNHLNDALKYGFFKYDNIYSSPDEFKLYEKYSREDVLRLMNWERFMNGQNIGGYKIKYNTCPIFVTYNKAEDISETINYEDHFINKNTFNWMSRNNRKTSSPELEPLINYNGVDTQLFIQKSNDEGIEFYYIGKLTPLSYRQVYRNINGKNQPIVNFKFKIEKEVKDELYSYFVND; from the coding sequence ATGAACATTGATGAAATCATGGAAGGGGCTAGAACAGCATTCATAGATGAGACTCTCGACTCCAACATGGATTTCAGGCCAAAACTTCTATACAATGACAGAGACACCAAGGTCATTAATTCAATTAAGGACGAGCTTAAAAGCTGCGATGAGTTTTTCATTTCTGCAGCCTTCATCACCATGGGTGGAATCACTCCGCTTCTAGAAGAGCTTAAAACCTTGGAAAAAAACAATATTAAAGGTAAAATCCTCACCACTGATTATTTAAACTTTACAGAACCTAAGGCCTTAAGAAAACTCCAGGCATTTAAAAACATTGAAGTCAAGCTTTACAGTCAGGAAAAGGAAGGCTTTCACACCAAAGGATATATTTTCAGAAAAAACGACGTCTACACAGGTATTGTAGGCAGTTCCAATATGACAATGAATGCTTTAAGTGTCAATAAGGAGTGGAATGTCGAGTTTTCAAGTATGGCTGAAGGTGAGATGCTTTCTCAAATCAGACGTGAGTTTGACACATTATGGGCTCAGGCTGATCCTTTATGTGATGTTATTTCTAAATATGAAAAAATCTATGAAGACCATAAGAAATTCACTGATTTAAGAAAGATTACAAAAGAAATCAAGGAAAAAAACATCACGCTTACTCCAAACTATATGCAGGAGGAGTTTCTCGAAAACCTCAGAAACCTCATCAAGATGGGTGAAGACAAGGCAATTCTTGTATCAGCTACAGGTACAGGTAAGACCTATGCATCAGCATTTGCGGTTAAGGATTTCAAACCCAAAAGATTTCTCTTTCTGGTTCACAGGGAACAGATTGCAAAGCAGTCAGTTGAGGCTTACAAGCATGTTTTTGATGACCATGAAAATTTCGGTCTTGTTTCTGGAAATTCCAAGGATTTTGATAAAAATTACGTCTTTGCAACCGTCCAGACCATGTCCAAGGATTTAATCTACACACAATACGCCAAAGACCACTTTGACTTTATCGTTATTGACGAGGTTCACAAGGCAGGTGCCCATTCATATATCAAGCTTTTAAACTACTTCAAGCCTAAGTTCCTTTTGGGAATGACAGCTTCACCTGAGCGTACCGACGGCTTTAACATTTATGATTTATTTGACAATAACATCGCTCATGAAATCAGACTTCAGGAAGCTTTGGAAGAGGATTTATTGTGTCCATTTCACTATTTTGGAATAACTGACGTTGAGTTTGAAAACGGAGAGATTGACGACGATTTCAGTGATTTCAATCTTTTATCATCTGATAAAAGGGTAAATTATCTAATTGAAAAGTCAAACTTCTACGGTTATTCAGGCGATAGAAGAAAAGCTCTGGTTTTCTGTTCAAGAAAGCGTGAGGCCGAACTTTTATCAGAAAAGTTCAACAAGAGGGGTTATGCTTCAACTGTCCTTACAGGTGACGATTCACAAAAAACCCGTCTTGATGCAATTGACAGACTTACAAATGATGAAAACCCCGACAGGCTTGAGTTTATTTTTACAGTGGATATTTTCAATGAGGGTGTTGACATTCCCGAAATCAACCAGGTCCTGCTTGTAAGACCTACCGAGTCTCCAATCATTTTTATCCAGCAGCTCGGAAGAGGTTTGAGGAAATATCAAAGCAAGGAGTATGTTGTAATCCTTGATTTCATTGGAAACTATAAAAACAACTTCATGATTCCGATTGCCCTTTCAGGAGACCGCTCCTATGACAAGGACAAAATCAGAAAGTATCTCATGGAGGGAAGCAAAATCATCCCGGGCGCCTCTTCGATAAACTTTGATGAAGTTTCAAGAAAGCGTATATATGAGTCAATCAACAATTCATCATTTAATAAGAAGGCACTCTTTAAGGAAAAGTACAATCAGTTAAAATACAAGCTTGGAAGGATGCCTTTATTATATGACTTTGCTGTTAATGCAGAATTCAACCCTGAACTTATCCTCAATCACAAGGACTTTCCGACATATCACAATTTCCTCTGTGAAATCGATGATGACTACAAGTCACACATTGACAATCTTGACCATCTGAAGTTCATATCCAAAAAGCTTTTAAAGGGAATAAGGCCTCATGAGCTTATAATACTTGAATGTCTAAAATATAACAGGTATTTCACTGTTTCACAAATCGAAAGATGCCTTGATGAGAACTTTGATTTAACTGACCAGTTTGATTCAATAAAAGGTGCAATCAACTTTTTAAGTCTGAATTTTTATCTAAAAGAAAAAGGCGAAGGCTATCAGGCAAATACCATAGAAAAGATTGTTGTGAGTCCGCATAATTTGTTTTTCAATTTCAATGAGGAGGTTTTCAGAGATCTCAAAAACAACAAAGATTACAGATTTGAAATTTCAGAGTCTTTTAGAGTTGCCCTTACAAATCCAGTATTTGTAAATCATTTAAATGACGCCCTGAAGTACGGATTTTTCAAATACGATAATATATACTCTTCACCTGATGAATTTAAACTCTATGAAAAATACTCCCGTGAGGACGTTTTGAGGCTTATGAACTGGGAGAGGTTCATGAACGGTCAGAATATCGGAGGATATAAAATCAAATACAATACCTGTCCGATTTTTGTAACCTATAACAAGGCAGAAGACATTTCTGAGACAATAAACTACGAAGACCATTTCATCAACAAAAACACTTTCAACTGGATGAGCAGAAACAACCGTAAAACCTCATCACCTGAACTTGAGCCATTGATTAACTATAACGGCGTTGACACTCAACTGTTTATACAAAAAAGCAACGATGAAGGAATCGAGTTTTACTATATCGGTAAACTGACTCCATTAAGCTACAGACAGGTTTACCGTAACATTAACGGCAAGAATCAGCCTATTGTTAACTTTAAATTTAAAATTGAAAAAGAAGTTAAAGACGAACTTTATTCTTATTTTGTAAATGATTAA
- a CDS encoding DEAD/DEAH box helicase family protein, with protein MKTFQELNFKEHYDSQKDNLLKDFYIPALANSKKYRRVVGYFNSKSLASVAIGLKDFILNNGKMDLLCGVDLNPADVNMINFASKHPEEILTSNFLNELNSIEDEIVKNHVKILGWMIANKQLRIRVAVKTDENGIPVTNGGGILHYKIGLMYDCKNNLISFSGSINETSAAWEKNGEEFHLFRDWNLGELKHLKENLVTFTDLWNSNSESYKILDIPEAIEQKLIDDAPENFDDLIFHDTIPPMAPKIELYDYQIDARDKWFDNDKRGIFVMATGTGKTYTALGCLQKLLLDDSLLLTVITAPTKHLLPQWNKSIEDLGLNLDRVITATGDTKWRKALEDGLLDLRLHIINNLVVLTTHDTLASDDFINYLKEYKKFNYFLIGDEMHGLGSPYRTNGLNDKLYDFRLGLSATPTRYSDEESDFLFEFFGDELYKISLEDAIYNFYNPRTGKSYLTPYNYHPYFLSLTKEELEKYKKITLNLFKFQDEEYSKQKANLLFQRADLIKDAFNKFNVFEEVLDDIDDYSGLIIYCSHNQIDKVLNILARKNIVAHKFTMEEKTTPLKEYGGLSEREMILKDFDDGNYHVLVAMHCLDEGVDVPSASKAIFMCSSNSSREFIQRIGRVIRRYEGKTHADIYDLIVRPSGDRLDKSLQKFEKFIFEREKERYKQIGYIAENYDYVIKELNKNL; from the coding sequence ATGAAAACATTTCAGGAATTAAATTTCAAAGAACATTATGATTCTCAAAAAGATAATTTGTTGAAAGATTTTTATATTCCTGCTTTAGCTAATTCTAAAAAATACCGTAGGGTTGTAGGTTATTTCAATTCAAAAAGTTTAGCTTCTGTTGCTATTGGTTTAAAAGATTTTATATTAAATAATGGTAAAATGGATTTGTTATGTGGTGTTGATTTAAATCCGGCAGATGTTAATATGATTAATTTTGCTTCAAAACATCCTGAAGAAATATTGACTTCTAATTTTTTAAATGAATTAAATTCTATTGAAGATGAAATTGTTAAAAATCATGTTAAAATTTTAGGGTGGATGATTGCAAATAAACAATTGAGAATTAGAGTTGCGGTTAAGACAGATGAAAATGGAATTCCTGTTACTAATGGTGGTGGAATTTTACATTATAAGATAGGTTTAATGTATGACTGTAAAAATAATCTTATTTCTTTTAGTGGTTCAATTAATGAGACATCTGCTGCTTGGGAAAAGAATGGTGAAGAATTTCATTTATTTAGAGATTGGAATCTTGGTGAATTAAAGCATCTCAAAGAAAATTTAGTTACATTCACTGATTTATGGAATTCAAATTCAGAGTCATATAAGATTTTGGACATTCCTGAGGCAATTGAACAAAAATTAATTGATGATGCTCCTGAGAATTTTGATGATTTAATTTTTCATGATACAATTCCTCCTATGGCTCCAAAAATTGAATTATATGATTATCAAATTGATGCAAGGGATAAATGGTTTGATAATGATAAAAGAGGCATTTTTGTCATGGCAACAGGAACTGGTAAAACTTATACAGCATTAGGATGTTTGCAAAAGTTACTTCTTGATGATTCTTTATTATTAACAGTGATTACTGCTCCGACTAAACATTTACTTCCGCAATGGAATAAATCTATTGAAGATCTTGGTTTAAATTTGGATAGGGTAATTACTGCTACTGGAGATACGAAATGGAGAAAAGCATTAGAAGATGGCTTATTGGATTTAAGGTTACATATCATTAATAATTTGGTTGTATTAACCACTCATGATACTCTAGCAAGTGATGATTTCATAAATTATCTTAAAGAATATAAAAAATTTAACTATTTTTTAATTGGAGATGAAATGCATGGTTTGGGTTCTCCTTATAGAACAAATGGTTTAAATGATAAATTATATGATTTCAGATTAGGATTAAGTGCTACTCCAACTAGGTATTCAGATGAAGAGTCTGATTTTCTTTTTGAGTTTTTTGGTGATGAATTATATAAAATATCATTAGAAGATGCAATTTATAATTTTTATAATCCTCGTACCGGAAAATCTTATTTAACTCCTTATAATTACCATCCTTACTTTTTAAGTTTAACAAAAGAAGAACTTGAAAAATACAAAAAAATAACGTTAAATCTCTTTAAATTCCAAGATGAAGAATACAGTAAACAAAAAGCTAATTTACTTTTCCAAAGAGCTGATTTAATAAAAGATGCCTTCAATAAATTTAATGTATTTGAAGAAGTACTGGATGATATTGATGATTATTCTGGATTGATTATTTACTGTAGTCATAATCAGATTGATAAAGTTTTAAATATTCTTGCTAGAAAAAATATCGTTGCCCATAAGTTTACTATGGAAGAAAAAACTACTCCTTTAAAAGAATATGGGGGTTTATCTGAAAGAGAAATGATTTTAAAAGATTTTGATGATGGAAATTATCACGTATTGGTTGCTATGCATTGTTTGGATGAGGGGGTTGATGTTCCATCTGCTTCAAAAGCAATATTTATGTGCAGTAGCAATAGTTCTAGAGAATTTATTCAAAGAATTGGTCGAGTTATCCGACGTTATGAAGGTAAAACTCACGCGGATATTTATGATTTGATAGTTAGGCCTTCTGGGGATAGATTGGATAAATCATTACAAAAATTCGAAAAATTCATCTTTGAAAGAGAAAAAGAGAGATATAAACAAATTGGATATATTGCCGAAAATTATGATTATGTGATTAAGGAATTGAATAAAAATTTATAA
- the xerA gene encoding site-specific tyrosine recombinase/integron integrase gives MKTKIISKIQNQMKPYLNQGQYIKLTSSLLDSLQDIDIIDNNNELNEVDNFKLLNLFLSAKQVEGCSEKTIIYYKSTIEKMLQKIKKQVYNINTDDLRKYLFDHKNEKMSSKTTIDNIRRVFSSFFSWLEDEDYIIKNPVRRIHRVKTGRVVKEVLTDENLETLRDNCSEIRDLAMVELLISTGIRVGELVRLNIEDIDFYERECIVFGKGESERVVYFDARTKIHLMEYLQSRIDDNPALFVSLNSPYDRLGISGVETRIRDLGKKCNINKVHPHKFRRTMATNAIDKGMPIEQVQKLLGHVQIDTTMQYAMVNQSNVKLAHRKFIG, from the coding sequence ATGAAAACTAAAATCATTTCCAAAATTCAAAATCAAATGAAACCTTACCTAAACCAAGGCCAATATATAAAATTAACAAGTTCCTTGCTAGATTCCTTGCAAGACATAGATATTATTGATAACAATAATGAATTAAATGAAGTGGATAATTTTAAATTATTGAACCTATTCTTATCTGCTAAACAAGTTGAAGGATGTTCCGAAAAAACAATCATATATTACAAATCCACAATAGAAAAAATGTTACAAAAAATAAAAAAACAAGTCTACAACATTAACACGGATGATTTGAGAAAATATCTTTTTGATCACAAAAATGAAAAAATGTCATCAAAAACAACCATAGACAATATAAGAAGAGTTTTTTCAAGCTTTTTTTCATGGCTAGAAGATGAAGATTACATTATTAAAAATCCTGTAAGAAGAATACATAGAGTAAAAACTGGTCGAGTGGTTAAAGAAGTATTAACCGATGAAAATTTAGAAACATTACGTGATAATTGCAGTGAAATAAGGGATTTAGCAATGGTTGAACTACTAATATCAACAGGAATAAGAGTAGGAGAATTAGTGCGGCTGAATATTGAAGATATTGATTTCTATGAACGAGAATGTATAGTATTTGGAAAAGGTGAAAGTGAAAGAGTAGTCTATTTTGATGCAAGAACAAAAATACATTTAATGGAATACCTTCAGTCTAGAATAGATGATAACCCTGCATTATTTGTTTCTTTAAATAGTCCATATGATAGATTAGGAATCAGCGGAGTAGAAACACGAATAAGAGACCTTGGAAAAAAATGCAATATTAACAAAGTCCATCCCCACAAATTTAGACGAACAATGGCTACAAACGCAATTGACAAAGGAATGCCTATTGAACAAGTACAAAAATTATTAGGGCACGTGCAAATTGATACAACAATGCAATATGCAATGGTGAACCAAAGCAATGTAAAACTAGCCCACAGAAAGTTTATTGGTTAA
- a CDS encoding Dam family site-specific DNA-(adenine-N6)-methyltransferase, giving the protein MSSSNEKNAKPFLKWAGGKKQVIKCIDKKLPHEIQDSNVIVKYAEPFLGGGAVFFHLISKFEIKEAYLGDINRELILTYDVIQGNKYKKLISKLKSYSNAFLKMNQDERRIYFNDIRSDFNNNLEEFDYKNYSYDHIIRAAQMIFLNRTCFNGLYRVNKSGKFNVPIGKYKNPSICDEGNIENVHDALKGVTIVSKDYMASKDFIDGNTFVYLDPPYLPIKKTSFTSYSAEGFGINEQKELSQFCKWIDNRGAKFILSNSDPKNHDPDNNFFKDTYGKLGLKICNHKKIEVRRSINSKGNKRGPINELLIYNY; this is encoded by the coding sequence ATGTCATCTAGTAATGAAAAAAATGCAAAACCCTTTTTAAAATGGGCAGGTGGTAAAAAGCAGGTTATCAAGTGTATTGATAAAAAATTACCTCACGAAATTCAAGATTCAAATGTTATTGTAAAATATGCAGAACCATTTCTAGGCGGTGGAGCAGTTTTTTTTCATTTAATTAGTAAATTTGAAATAAAAGAAGCTTATTTAGGGGATATAAATAGGGAATTAATTTTAACATATGATGTTATTCAAGGAAATAAATATAAAAAATTAATTTCTAAACTTAAATCGTATTCTAATGCTTTTTTAAAAATGAATCAAGATGAAAGAAGAATATATTTCAATGATATTCGAAGTGATTTTAATAATAATTTAGAAGAATTTGATTACAAAAATTATTCTTATGACCATATTATTAGAGCAGCACAGATGATTTTTTTAAATAGGACTTGTTTCAATGGTTTGTATAGGGTCAATAAAAGTGGTAAGTTTAATGTTCCTATTGGTAAATATAAAAATCCTTCAATATGTGATGAAGGGAATATTGAAAATGTGCATGATGCTTTAAAAGGAGTAACTATAGTTTCAAAAGATTATATGGCTTCAAAAGATTTTATTGATGGAAATACATTTGTATATTTGGATCCTCCTTATTTGCCTATTAAAAAAACTAGTTTTACAAGTTATAGTGCTGAAGGTTTCGGTATTAATGAACAGAAAGAACTAAGTCAATTTTGTAAATGGATTGATAATAGAGGTGCAAAATTCATTTTAAGCAATTCTGACCCAAAAAATCATGATCCTGACAATAATTTCTTTAAAGATACTTATGGAAAATTGGGATTGAAAATTTGCAATCATAAAAAAATTGAAGTAAGGCGTTCAATTAATTCTAAAGGCAACAAAAGAGGGCCAATTAATGAACTTTTGATTTATAACTATTAA